From a region of the Candidatus Brocadia sp. genome:
- a CDS encoding B12-binding domain-containing radical SAM protein, translating to MNKKTIILISPPPITTDWEPKKVLSGSPGVRMGLLSIGSVLSQHGYSVKILDGILGKVDLASELHQIRPQETLFVGISSMTAQLPSAVKAATIIREQHPSLPIIWGGVHATLFPEETCSDSLADIVVIGEGEYTCLELTEALSGIRDLHSIKGIVYKNGDGKTIFTGNRSHHDLNALPFPKYELFHLDDYLYRAIIDREDIKNRKFGKMLSIHSGMGCPYQCTFCINTTVYRDGKYYTRSPYRGKSAVRLLDEIEVLLKKYNVDFIDFIDENFLVDKSRFFQFLDGIEERRLTFTWFAGSRANYFNPGYLTHDVIARASALGCVMMGIGAESGSQRILDFLKKGITVEQIEYAASALNKHRIVSEFSFMIGLPHETPDDMLKTIRFVKKLRTIGPYVGTQSPQLYRPIPGGELYDECVKLGFAAPKGIREWTSEKLQISGYLHLDKLPWINRDNKTIVIIRYVTGILSTMKFRWWLIDKTGSFFLKNFLLHVVNMVFLLRERMDFWKFPVEYTCFERLQRFKKYYHRVR from the coding sequence ATGAATAAGAAGACGATCATACTCATTTCACCTCCGCCAATCACGACAGACTGGGAACCCAAAAAAGTACTCAGTGGAAGCCCCGGCGTTAGAATGGGACTTCTGTCCATAGGCAGTGTCCTGAGTCAGCACGGTTACTCCGTAAAAATACTGGATGGTATCCTGGGCAAGGTGGATTTGGCTTCTGAGTTACATCAGATACGTCCCCAGGAAACGTTATTTGTGGGAATCTCCTCGATGACAGCCCAATTGCCCTCTGCGGTAAAGGCGGCAACGATTATCCGGGAACAACATCCGTCGTTACCGATTATTTGGGGTGGAGTTCATGCAACTCTTTTTCCTGAAGAAACGTGCTCAGATAGTTTAGCCGACATCGTGGTCATCGGCGAGGGCGAGTATACTTGCCTGGAATTGACAGAAGCCCTTTCAGGGATAAGAGACCTTCATTCTATTAAAGGTATCGTGTATAAAAACGGCGACGGGAAGACCATTTTTACCGGAAACAGGAGTCATCACGATTTAAACGCATTGCCCTTTCCAAAGTATGAACTTTTTCATTTAGACGACTATTTATATCGTGCTATCATTGACAGAGAGGATATTAAAAACAGAAAATTTGGTAAAATGTTAAGCATTCATTCCGGTATGGGATGCCCGTACCAATGTACTTTTTGCATTAATACCACGGTTTATCGCGACGGGAAGTATTACACCAGGAGCCCCTATAGAGGCAAATCCGCCGTCAGGCTTCTTGATGAAATTGAGGTTTTACTGAAGAAATACAACGTAGATTTTATCGATTTTATCGATGAAAATTTCCTTGTGGATAAAAGCCGTTTTTTTCAATTCCTGGATGGCATAGAAGAACGCCGGCTTACGTTTACCTGGTTTGCAGGTTCACGGGCTAATTATTTTAACCCGGGGTATTTAACCCATGACGTTATTGCACGGGCATCTGCCTTAGGGTGTGTTATGATGGGAATTGGCGCCGAATCCGGCTCCCAGCGTATCCTGGATTTTCTGAAAAAGGGCATTACCGTTGAACAGATAGAGTATGCGGCAAGCGCGCTCAATAAGCACCGGATTGTAAGCGAGTTTTCTTTTATGATTGGCCTTCCGCATGAGACGCCGGACGATATGTTAAAAACGATCCGCTTCGTTAAAAAACTGAGAACCATTGGGCCTTATGTTGGAACCCAGTCACCCCAGCTTTATCGACCCATACCAGGAGGAGAACTCTATGATGAATGCGTGAAGCTTGGTTTTGCCGCTCCGAAAGGCATTCGGGAATGGACGTCAGAAAAGTTACAGATATCCGGCTATCTGCATTTAGATAAACTGCCGTGGATTAACAGAGACAATAAGACGATAGTAATCATACGGTATGTTACGGGCATACTTTCCACCATGAAATTCAGGTGGTGGCTTATCGATAAAACGGGCAGTTTCTTTCTTAAAAATTTCCTGTTACATGTGGTAAATATGGTATTCCTGCTACGGGAACGCATGGATTTCTGGAAGTTTCCGGTAGAATATACCTGTTTTGAGAGGCTTCAAAGGTTCAAAAAATATTACCACCGGGTTAGGTGA